Proteins found in one Thermopolyspora flexuosa genomic segment:
- a CDS encoding ABC transporter substrate-binding protein: MRRLVLLLVSVLVVAGCGSRPATHQAAADRSGAQHPGFPVTIENCGRTYTFDKPPTKVVTGYHPALETLIALGLQDRVAGRTNFSESAFLPGQKEHYDKIPEISPTIMLPQKEIMLSQGADLVIDNSPASFDPAGGYATIDELAAAGTPVYLLGNWCDPESQLEFDIEQIFTDLRNLGAIFGVPDRAEKLITELRAQLDDATRRVADRPKVRVLATDGGKGPVNAYGGTGLTNELIRLAGGENVLADVRADYTEVSAEKIAATDPEALIVSEYATLRGEPMPTAPQKAADTFAIARNSTAAKERRYLPLPVAAQHPGYRNVLAVIEIAKFLHPEAFS, translated from the coding sequence GATCCGGCGCGCAACATCCGGGCTTCCCGGTCACGATCGAGAACTGCGGCCGGACCTACACCTTCGACAAGCCTCCGACCAAGGTCGTCACCGGCTACCACCCCGCCCTGGAGACCCTGATCGCGCTCGGCCTGCAGGACCGCGTCGCCGGCCGTACCAACTTCTCCGAAAGCGCGTTCCTGCCGGGGCAGAAGGAGCACTACGACAAGATCCCGGAGATCTCTCCGACGATCATGCTGCCGCAGAAGGAGATCATGCTCTCCCAGGGCGCGGACCTCGTGATCGACAACTCCCCCGCCAGCTTCGACCCGGCGGGCGGGTACGCCACGATCGACGAGCTCGCCGCGGCCGGAACCCCCGTCTACCTGCTCGGCAACTGGTGCGACCCGGAGAGCCAGCTCGAATTCGACATCGAGCAGATCTTCACCGACCTGCGCAACCTCGGCGCGATCTTCGGCGTGCCCGACCGGGCCGAGAAGCTCATCACCGAGCTGCGTGCCCAGCTCGACGACGCGACCAGGCGGGTCGCCGACCGGCCCAAGGTCAGGGTCCTCGCCACCGACGGCGGCAAGGGCCCGGTCAACGCGTACGGCGGTACCGGCCTCACCAACGAGTTGATCAGGCTCGCCGGCGGCGAGAACGTGCTCGCCGACGTGCGGGCCGACTACACGGAGGTGAGCGCCGAGAAGATCGCCGCCACCGACCCGGAGGCACTGATCGTCAGCGAGTACGCCACGCTGCGCGGTGAGCCCATGCCCACCGCGCCGCAGAAGGCCGCGGACACCTTCGCGATCGCCAGGAACAGCACCGCCGCCAAGGAACGGCGCTACCTGCCCCTGCCCGTCGCGGCCCAGCACCCCGGCTACCGCAACGTCCTGGCCGTCATCGAGATCGCCAAGTTCCTGCACCCCGAAGCGTTCTCCTGA
- a CDS encoding FecCD family ABC transporter permease yields the protein MSQARALRPALAARASGRLWVINIALGLAAVASTLLAVSIGAVQVSPAQVWGIVADRLAPGTVAADWTAAQAQIVWEFRLPRALLALLVGAGLAVVGAVLQALVRNPLADPFLLGVSSGASLGAVLVFILGTSALGGLSLSMAAFLGALLAMALVYLLAQRSGRITPARLVLAGVALAYLFQALYSFVLQRAQSGRAAQQVLFWLMGSLGGARWETLPIPAVVLLAGLLYLLVQHRPLNALSAGEDTAISLGVGVASLRVRLFVLTSLLVGVMVAVTGAIAFVGLIVPHAARLLVGADHRRVLPVSALLGAVFLQLVDVAARTIAAPQELALSIVTAVFGVPFFLWLLRRRG from the coding sequence ATGAGCCAGGCGAGAGCACTGCGGCCGGCCCTCGCGGCCCGCGCCTCCGGCCGGCTTTGGGTGATCAACATCGCGCTCGGCCTCGCCGCCGTCGCCTCGACGCTGCTCGCGGTGAGCATCGGCGCGGTGCAGGTGAGCCCGGCACAGGTGTGGGGCATCGTCGCCGACCGGCTCGCGCCCGGCACGGTGGCGGCCGACTGGACGGCCGCGCAGGCCCAGATCGTCTGGGAGTTCCGCCTGCCCCGAGCCCTGCTCGCGCTGCTCGTGGGGGCCGGGCTGGCGGTGGTCGGCGCGGTGCTGCAGGCGCTGGTGCGCAACCCGCTCGCGGACCCGTTCCTGCTCGGCGTCTCCTCCGGCGCGTCGCTGGGGGCGGTGCTCGTCTTCATCCTCGGCACGTCCGCGCTCGGCGGGCTGTCGCTGTCGATGGCCGCGTTCCTCGGCGCGCTGCTCGCCATGGCGCTCGTCTACCTGCTGGCGCAGCGGTCGGGCCGGATCACCCCGGCCCGCCTCGTGCTCGCCGGGGTCGCCCTGGCGTACCTGTTCCAGGCGCTGTACAGCTTCGTGCTGCAGCGGGCGCAGAGCGGCCGGGCCGCCCAGCAGGTGCTGTTCTGGCTCATGGGCAGCCTCGGCGGGGCCCGCTGGGAGACGCTGCCGATCCCTGCGGTCGTGCTCCTCGCCGGCCTGCTCTACCTGCTCGTGCAGCATCGCCCGCTCAACGCGCTGAGCGCCGGCGAGGACACCGCGATCTCCCTCGGCGTCGGCGTCGCCTCGCTGCGCGTTCGGCTCTTCGTGCTCACCTCGCTGCTCGTCGGCGTCATGGTCGCCGTCACCGGCGCCATCGCCTTCGTCGGCCTCATCGTCCCGCACGCCGCGCGGCTGCTCGTCGGCGCCGACCACCGCCGGGTCCTGCCGGTCTCCGCCCTGCTCGGCGCGGTCTTCCTGCAACTCGTCGACGTCGCGGCCCGGACCATCGCCGCCCCGCAGGAGCTCGCCCTGAGCATCGTCACCGCCGTCTTCGGCGTGCCGTTCTTCCTCTGGCTGCTGCGGAGGCGCGGATGA
- a CDS encoding ABC transporter ATP-binding protein yields the protein MTLRINGVSLRIDRRLIVQDADLEVGPGEFVGLLGPNGCGKSTLLRSAYRALRPAAGLITVEGDDLVRLSPRESARRTAVVAQETPAELAFTVAEIVAMGRTPHKRPLDRTTEEDELICAQALERVGASHLAGREFATLSGGEKQRVLIARALAQQSRLLLLDEPTNHLDIRHQLEILRLVRDLGVSTLAALHDLNQAAEHCDRLYLMDGGRIVAGGTPEEVLTPERISQVYGVRAVPRTQLAFELKEEP from the coding sequence ATGACCCTGCGGATCAACGGCGTGAGCCTGCGCATCGACCGGCGCCTCATCGTCCAGGACGCCGACCTCGAGGTCGGCCCCGGCGAGTTCGTCGGCCTGCTCGGCCCGAACGGCTGCGGCAAGTCCACCCTGCTCCGCAGCGCCTACCGCGCCCTGCGCCCCGCCGCCGGCCTCATCACGGTCGAGGGCGACGACCTGGTACGGCTGTCGCCGCGCGAGTCGGCGAGGCGCACGGCCGTGGTCGCCCAGGAGACCCCGGCCGAGCTCGCCTTCACCGTGGCCGAGATCGTGGCGATGGGCCGTACCCCGCACAAACGCCCCCTCGACCGCACCACCGAGGAGGACGAGCTCATCTGCGCCCAGGCCCTCGAACGCGTCGGCGCCTCCCACCTCGCCGGCCGCGAATTCGCCACGCTGTCCGGCGGGGAGAAGCAGCGGGTGCTCATCGCCCGCGCCCTCGCCCAGCAGAGCCGCCTGCTCCTGCTCGACGAGCCCACCAACCACCTCGACATCCGCCACCAGCTGGAGATCCTCCGCCTCGTGCGCGACCTCGGCGTCAGCACCCTCGCCGCGCTGCACGACCTCAACCAGGCCGCCGAGCACTGCGACCGCCTCTACCTCATGGACGGCGGCCGCATCGTGGCCGGCGGCACCCCGGAGGAGGTCCTCACCCCCGAACGCATCTCCCAGGTGTACGGCGTGCGCGCCGTACCCCGCACCCAGCTCGCCTTCGAGCTCAAGGAGGAGCCGTGA